A single region of the Enterobacter cloacae complex sp. R_G8 genome encodes:
- the hslO gene encoding Hsp33 family molecular chaperone HslO has translation MAQHDQLHRYLFEQFAVRGELVTVSETWKQILENHNYPLPVKTLLGELLVATSLLTATLKFAGDITVQLQGDGPMSLAVINGNNQQQMRGVARVQGDVPDNADLKTLVGNGYLVITISPEEGERYQGVVGLEGDTLAACLEDYFMRSEQLPTRLFIRTGEVDGQPAAGGMLLQVLPAQDAQTNDFEHLATLTETIKAEELFNLSATDVLWRLYHEEEVTVYDPQAVEFKCTCSRERCAGALKTLPDEEIDSIMAEDGEIDMHCDYCGTHYVFNSMDIAEIRNNASPADPQVH, from the coding sequence ATGGCCCAACACGACCAATTACACCGCTATCTGTTTGAACAATTCGCCGTGCGTGGCGAGCTGGTCACCGTATCCGAAACCTGGAAACAGATTCTGGAAAACCACAACTACCCGCTGCCGGTGAAAACCCTGTTGGGCGAACTGCTGGTTGCCACCAGCCTGCTGACCGCCACGCTGAAGTTTGCTGGTGATATCACCGTGCAGCTGCAGGGTGATGGCCCAATGTCGCTGGCCGTGATCAATGGTAACAATCAGCAGCAGATGCGCGGCGTCGCGCGCGTTCAGGGCGACGTTCCTGACAATGCCGACCTGAAAACACTGGTGGGTAATGGCTACCTGGTGATCACCATCTCCCCGGAAGAAGGTGAACGCTATCAGGGCGTGGTCGGTCTGGAAGGCGATACCCTGGCCGCCTGCCTGGAAGATTACTTCATGCGTTCCGAACAGCTGCCAACTCGCCTGTTCATCCGTACCGGCGAAGTAGACGGTCAACCCGCTGCAGGCGGTATGCTGCTGCAGGTTCTGCCTGCACAGGATGCGCAGACCAATGATTTTGAGCACCTGGCGACGCTGACCGAAACCATCAAGGCAGAAGAGCTGTTCAACCTGTCGGCGACCGATGTGCTGTGGCGTCTGTATCATGAAGAAGAGGTGACGGTTTACGATCCGCAGGCCGTGGAGTTTAAGTGTACCTGCTCGCGCGAACGCTGCGCTGGCGCACTGAAAACCCTGCCGGATGAAGAGATCGACAGCATTATGGCTGAAGACGGTGAAATCGATATGCACTGTGACTACTGCGGTACGCACTATGTGTTCAATTCGATGGATATCGCTGAGATCCGCAACAACGCCTCTCCGGCGGATCCGCAGGTTCACTGA
- the yrfG gene encoding GMP/IMP nucleotidase — translation MHLDIAWQEVDTVLLDMDGTLLDLAFDNYFWQKLVPETYGEQQGISPAEAQEFIRSQYSAVQHTLNWYCLDYWSERLGLDICAMTTAQGPRAVLREDTVPFLDALKASGKRRILLTNAHPHNLAVKLEHTGLASHLDLLLSTHTFGYPKEDQRLWHAVKEETGLQPERTLFIDDSEPILDSAAAFGIRYCLGVTNPDSGLADKSYLRHPGLGDYRQMIPSLTVKEMP, via the coding sequence ATGCATCTTGATATCGCCTGGCAGGAGGTTGATACCGTCCTGCTGGATATGGACGGCACGCTGCTCGATCTCGCCTTCGATAATTACTTCTGGCAAAAGCTGGTCCCGGAAACCTATGGCGAACAGCAGGGTATCTCCCCGGCAGAAGCGCAGGAATTCATTCGTTCGCAATATAGCGCGGTGCAACATACGCTAAACTGGTACTGTCTGGACTACTGGAGCGAACGACTCGGTTTGGATATTTGTGCCATGACCACCGCCCAGGGCCCGCGCGCCGTACTGCGTGAGGACACCGTGCCCTTCCTGGATGCGCTGAAAGCAAGCGGCAAGCGCCGTATTTTGCTGACCAACGCCCATCCGCATAATCTGGCCGTGAAGCTGGAACATACGGGTCTTGCGTCACACCTTGATTTATTACTTTCCACCCACACATTTGGTTATCCGAAAGAGGATCAGCGGTTGTGGCATGCGGTGAAGGAAGAGACCGGTTTACAGCCGGAACGCACGCTGTTCATTGATGACAGCGAGCCCATTCTGGATTCCGCCGCGGCGTTTGGCATTCGCTACTGCCTGGGCGTGACCAATCCTGACTCCGGCCTGGCGGACAAAAGCTATCTGCGGCATCCGGGGCTGGGTGACTATCGTCAGATGATCCCCTCACTGACCGTGAAGGAGATGCCATGA
- the hslR gene encoding ribosome-associated heat shock protein Hsp15, translating to MKEKPSDGVRLDKWLLAARFYKTRALAREMIDGGKVHYNGQRSKPSKLVELNATLTLRQGNDERTVVIKAITEQRRPASEAVQLYEETAESIEKREKTALARKMNALTMPHPDRRPDKKERRDLMKFKHGETE from the coding sequence ATGAAAGAAAAACCCTCTGATGGGGTAAGACTGGATAAATGGCTGTTGGCAGCCCGTTTTTATAAAACGCGCGCCCTTGCCCGCGAGATGATCGACGGCGGAAAGGTGCATTACAACGGCCAGCGTAGCAAGCCGAGTAAGCTGGTTGAACTGAATGCCACCTTAACGCTGCGTCAGGGCAACGATGAACGAACGGTGGTGATTAAAGCCATTACCGAACAACGACGGCCCGCATCTGAAGCCGTACAGCTTTATGAAGAGACGGCTGAGAGCATTGAAAAGCGCGAGAAGACCGCGCTGGCGCGCAAAATGAATGCGCTGACCATGCCCCACCCGGACCGGCGACCGGATAAAAAAGAGCGCCGCGATCTGATGAAATTTAAACACGGTGAGACCGAGTAA